In one window of Rhizobium glycinendophyticum DNA:
- a CDS encoding prephenate/arogenate dehydrogenase family protein, translating to MSEILFDRIALIGIGLIGSSIARDIKKFGLAREVVISTRSAETLNRAEELELGTAYTTSAAEAVKNADLVIVSVPVGASEAVAQQIAPHLKAGAIVTDVGSTKASVIAQMAPHMPENVHFIPGHPLAGTEKSGPDAGFSGLFKGRWCIFTPLPGTDRAALERLSSFWKALGSMIDEMDPQHHDKVLAIVSHLPHIIAYNIVGTADDLEAVTESEVIKYSASGFRDFTRLAASDPTMWRDVCLHNKDAILEMLARFSEDLAYLQRAIRWGEGDKLFELFSRTRTIRRSIVQAGQDVDSPDFGRHALDK from the coding sequence ATGTCTGAAATCCTGTTCGATCGCATCGCCCTGATCGGTATCGGCCTGATCGGCTCCTCGATCGCCCGCGACATCAAGAAATTCGGGCTGGCGCGCGAGGTGGTCATTTCGACCCGCAGCGCCGAGACACTGAACCGGGCAGAGGAACTCGAACTCGGAACCGCCTACACGACATCTGCGGCAGAAGCGGTAAAAAATGCCGATCTCGTCATCGTGTCCGTCCCGGTCGGCGCGTCGGAAGCCGTCGCGCAGCAGATCGCGCCGCATCTGAAAGCTGGCGCCATCGTCACCGATGTCGGCTCGACCAAGGCGTCGGTCATCGCCCAGATGGCGCCGCACATGCCGGAAAACGTCCATTTCATTCCCGGCCACCCGCTCGCCGGTACCGAAAAGTCCGGCCCCGACGCCGGCTTCTCCGGTCTGTTCAAGGGACGCTGGTGCATCTTCACCCCGCTGCCGGGGACGGATAGGGCAGCTCTCGAGCGTCTCAGCAGCTTCTGGAAGGCGCTGGGCTCCATGATCGACGAGATGGATCCCCAGCATCATGACAAGGTTCTGGCCATCGTTTCGCATCTGCCGCACATCATCGCCTACAATATCGTGGGTACGGCGGATGATCTGGAAGCAGTGACCGAATCCGAAGTCATCAAGTATTCCGCCTCGGGTTTTCGCGACTTTACCCGTCTCGCGGCTTCGGACCCGACCATGTGGCGCGATGTCTGCCTGCATAACAAGGACGCGATTCTGGAGATGCTGGCGCGCTTTTCCGAAGACCTTGCCTATCTGCAGCGGGCGATCCGCTGGGGCGAGGGCGACAAGCTGTTCGAACTCTTCTCGCGCACCCGCACCATTCGCCGCTCCATCGTCCAGGCCGGCCAGGACGTCGATTCGCCGGACTTCGGGCGTCACGCCCTCGACAAATAG
- a CDS encoding class I SAM-dependent methyltransferase, with the protein MHVDIVDLRQFYYTMLGRVAEQSIALALSSVWARLPQERLVGLGYCIPFLERFRGATERTMAFMPAGQGAVNWPVGEPSATALVFEEELPLPDSSVDRVLMVHSLEFAENPRETLKEIWRVLAPGGRLVIVVPNRRGVWARMEHTPFGSGRPYSRDQLTALLRETNFTPGASAEALFFPPSKIRAILRLRRGFERIGRILWPAFSGVIVVEAQKRLYQGLPVASRASRRVFAPVLAPQGIPTARSLPRQP; encoded by the coding sequence ATGCATGTCGATATCGTCGATCTACGCCAGTTTTATTACACCATGCTCGGGCGTGTAGCGGAACAGTCGATCGCCCTGGCCTTGTCTTCGGTCTGGGCCCGGCTGCCGCAGGAACGCCTTGTCGGCCTTGGCTACTGCATACCCTTCCTCGAACGCTTCCGCGGCGCTACCGAACGTACCATGGCTTTCATGCCCGCAGGGCAGGGGGCCGTGAATTGGCCGGTTGGCGAGCCCTCTGCCACCGCGCTCGTCTTTGAAGAAGAGCTTCCGCTGCCCGATAGTTCCGTCGATCGGGTGCTGATGGTGCATTCGCTGGAATTTGCCGAGAACCCGCGCGAGACGCTGAAGGAAATCTGGCGCGTGTTGGCGCCCGGTGGTCGTCTGGTCATCGTCGTGCCTAACAGGCGCGGCGTCTGGGCCCGCATGGAGCATACACCCTTTGGCTCAGGCCGGCCCTATTCCCGAGACCAGCTCACGGCATTGTTGCGCGAGACGAATTTCACCCCCGGCGCATCTGCCGAGGCGCTGTTCTTTCCGCCGTCCAAGATCCGCGCAATCCTCCGCCTTCGGCGTGGCTTCGAACGCATTGGTCGGATCCTGTGGCCCGCCTTTTCCGGAGTCATCGTCGTCGAGGCGCAGAAGCGGCTCTATCAGGGGTTGCCGGTTGCCTCGCGCGCCTCGCGTCGCGTCTTCGCACCGGTCCTCGCGCCGCAGGGCATCCCAACGGCACGCAGCCTGCCGCGCCAACCGTAA
- the gloB gene encoding hydroxyacylglutathione hydrolase: MKSLQIEVFLCRSDNFGVLLHCPESGLTACIDAPELAPIQAAAERRGWKITHIFTTHHHGDHVEANLALKEAYGCEITGPRNEAVAIPGIDRTVDDGDEFMFGTHPVRVIETPGHTAGHICYYLPEDMLLFAADTLFALGCGRLFERSAMDMWHSLQKLAELPDETIVYFGHEYTLSNARFALTVDPDNTRLKTRAEVIEAQRKRGDFTIPTTIGLEKETNPFLRAADPDIRKTLGMETAANDEVFAEIRKRKDNF; encoded by the coding sequence ATGAAATCACTACAGATCGAGGTTTTCCTGTGCCGAAGTGACAACTTCGGCGTCCTTCTCCACTGTCCAGAATCCGGGCTTACGGCCTGTATCGATGCGCCGGAACTGGCGCCGATCCAGGCGGCGGCGGAAAGACGGGGCTGGAAGATCACCCATATCTTCACGACCCACCATCACGGCGACCATGTTGAAGCGAACCTCGCGCTGAAGGAAGCCTATGGCTGCGAGATCACCGGCCCGCGTAACGAAGCGGTTGCCATACCCGGCATTGACCGTACCGTCGACGATGGCGACGAGTTCATGTTCGGCACCCATCCCGTGCGCGTTATCGAGACGCCCGGCCATACCGCCGGGCACATCTGCTACTACTTGCCCGAAGACATGCTGCTCTTTGCCGCCGATACGCTGTTTGCGCTGGGCTGCGGCCGATTGTTCGAGCGTTCGGCCATGGACATGTGGCATTCACTGCAAAAACTCGCCGAGCTCCCCGACGAGACGATCGTTTATTTCGGCCACGAATATACGCTCTCGAACGCCCGCTTCGCACTGACCGTCGACCCCGATAACACGCGGCTGAAGACCCGGGCGGAGGTCATCGAGGCCCAGCGCAAGCGCGGCGACTTCACCATTCCGACGACGATCGGATTGGAAAAAGAAACCAATCCCTTCCTGCGCGCCGCAGATCCCGACATTCGCAAGACGCTCGGCATGGAAACGGCGGCCAATGACGAAGTCTTTGCCGAGATTCGCAAGCGCAAGGACAATTTCTGA